The stretch of DNA tacagatatttttgctagaaatacagatatacagattttttcagaaaattatacaggatcaaatgtggcaatcctggtcattcttataacagggtGGTTCATGTAACACAACTTATGAAGCATCTTAAATATTTGAATTAAGaactttttttatcccttttgtttattttaggcccattagcattttagctgtaacagagccgaattttaatcgtgtacatgtcacatgtatATCATAACTATAATTAgcgcattacacagttgccatttttcggcgttagagtattcccttctataccattgcatatggtacacatttacacagtagcctatttaggcgtaagagttttctatctgttcttccattatccagttagaccggacagcggagacagttgattaatctttgttgagttatttatagaacagcagcccgatgtgtcttgcagagcagagcagttgtatggataaatcgatcttatttcgaccgtggatcgatccccatcgctgatgattgttgcgtgaacgaagttattctgtaacaacacaaagatggtcaatgagggccctgagttttgaactcacgatcgatcgcttactaagcgaacgcgcaaccaatgtgttATGTATAATGTTATATATAATAAGAACATGTGttataggggtcgatattcagactccgtcgacccccaaaatcaattttcggttCTTTCGACCCCTGAGAAATCGaaatcgaccccaaggggtcgatatcgaccactttgagaaaccctgctgTAAATGATGGGAGTGTTTatcatttaattatttatgacaggaaagttcagtaaatttacacttaaaaatgaagtgttcggaatttgagacaaaacggtacaccttaaatttctccaaACAAACAAACCTTGTAAGTAAGATCATTACAAATTAACGTACTTCTTTCGTCAATGTGTAATGTCAACACCCAACCACTGCTTGgacagtgttggtttttgtttttttttacaatatcaTTAAATGTTTGAGAAAGTTCGAAATGGCAAGTAAGAGGAAAGAAGTAGATATTattacacgtacaatgataataggcggcggtgacactggatgcagaaaagtggtcgtacaaATTGTATGCAACAGTGAAaataaacaaccacattgagttgtattggtgtggttacattgcttcccccttgcttcattcgaattcgtcagcttctatcgaacaaaattgtttgtttctattcataCAATCAAATtctcgtgcgtactccgagccaatgtCACCTTACCCTAAGTAAGACTTGTCGAGGGAAGACATTGCGGGAAATAGCAGCTGCTGTCGGAAGAACCCAATAAAAATATGTAACATTTCCTTACTTTTACTTACATTAGCAATTTATTAGGTCGATTACCgatgccgattggcgtaatgtggacgcgtcttaacatATACAGGCTCGCGGCACTAATCAgcataaaatataacaaaaagttAAATCTAATAACCATTTTTTCACTTGTGCCATACCACTAGTGGATTATATGGGACCATATAAAATACtagggattgatttttgttatctgttaactaACTGTTAACTGTGaactaatttcaatttttttaaagaaaaacttgaactgtacacttaATTTTGCCACGTCTAAAGgtttttttgttggtttttgaacatgaagtagaaatgtgaccattttattttcttcttatcactacatgagagtaaaaagaagcgattttacgatgaatatagGTCTTACGATTAACGGTATGGacaaaaatttgatgtttttaGTTAACGTTAAATTGAAGTACGAATGGTGCAAACATGgggtgaaataaacaaatacaggtcaatttttttattatgagTAAAAAATCAAGTTGAGCTGGGCGAACCCAGAGCAGACTTTCTTCCGGTAGATCTTTTTTCAATAGAATTGCTGTATAATGAAGTCAACACCACAGCGTGACTagaattcattcaaacaatAATTCATTTCATTATTTCTACTTTGTGGAAGATTTAAACTCTGAACAACGCAACGTGTCACTACTTGCATTCCACACTGTAACCGGTGACATCGCATAAATTGTCTATCGAGGATGCCTTCCTCTCTCTCCGCTTAATTCTCCCACAATCGATGGATTTGAGTTTTCAGAACAAGGAAGAAAAACATCCCGGCACACACCTGAAACGACGGATTACAAGTAatgaacgaagaaaaaaaactcagtcGAAACAGAAAAGTCGCTACCACTTCTTGCATGATTTCGTCTTTACACACTGCAGTGGCTACCTGTGTAAACCTGAAGCACACAGAGGCATCGGCGTACGCATACCTATCATCTTCTCCAATGTATGATCCCAATACGCTGACTTCTCCGATTTCGCTGGAGCGTGTGCAATTGCTGAGCGAAGAAGCGTGTGTGCGGGGGAAGGTGGCACggtaaaaaagtaaaaattacaCTCGGGAAAAAATGGACCATTCTTCAGTGCTCGATTCATCGTTCCTTAAGATACTGGACGACCGAACCCACcgatagaaagagagaaagagcaaAATCATGCGGTAAAGATGATAGCAATCATAATAATTGATTACACGTATACCTCCTTCAATTTATTTATCAAAATCTTCCCCCACGGTTCTgaggaagattggaaaatgcacgaaaataatgaaaaaaacctGGATAGGGTCCCAGGGACTCGAGTTGGTAGAGTTAAGGGGCCCAAATAATCTCCGAGAGTGGAAGAGAGAAACCGGTCGCGAGCGAACGTGAGAAGCCAAGTCCTGGATAGAGAGCACGCGAGAGACCGATCTGATCTTCGTTGCGATCTGCCTTGCGGGTCAATCTCTCGACTCTCGCGCGATCAGTTCAGCTCCAACATACGCGAAAGGCAGACACGTCGAATCCGTGCTGCCGCTGGTGGGTGCCGTTTGCCACGATCTCTCTCGCTTTCTTCACTTCTGGCTGATGCTCGATGAGGGCACACAAGATTCAACTGTCCGAGTTTAATTTTTCGGTACCGTAGCCTAGTTCCAGCAGAGACAACCACTCGAAAACCTATAATTATCATCATCGTGCGCGCTAATATTCGTACTCTCTTTCTCTGTGCCTTTTTCTTATTTCAGAACGAACCGGAAGGCACGCCGGAACTACCGGCCGCCAATCGAGCGCTATTCCTGGAGAAAGTGCGTCAATCAAACACTGCCTGCCAAAATGGGGACTTCACGACGGCAGTGCAGCTCTACACGGACGCGCTGGCGTTGGATCCGAGTAATCACATTCTCTTCAGCAATCGATCAGCGGCGCGGCTCAAACAGGGTCAGTTTGCGCTAGCGCTACAAGATGCGACCCGGGCGCGGGAGCTTTGCCCGCAGTGGCCGAAAGCCTACTTTCGGCAGGGTGTTGCCCTTCAGTGTCTCGGCCGGTATGGTGAGGCGCTCGCCGCGTTCAGTTCGGGTCTCGCCCAGGATCCCAACTCGAAACAACTGCTGGCGgggctggtggaagcatcgATAAAAAGTCCACTTCGTCACGCTCTCGAGCCAACCTTTCAGCAGCTGAAAGCGATGAAATTGGATCAATCGCCGTTCGTTGTGATATCAGTGGTGGGACAGGAATTACTCGGTGCCGGTCAGTATCATTCCGCAGTGACAGTGCTTGAATCAGCCCTTCGGATAGGGTCGTGTTCGCTTAAACTTCGCGGATCGGTGTTTAGTGCTCTCAGTTCGGCCCACTGGGCTTTGAATCAGTTGGATAAAGCTATCGCGTACATGCAGCAGGATTTGGCGGTGGCCAAAAGCCTGGGTGATACCGCCGGAGAATGTCGTGCGCATGGAAATCTTGGCTCTGCCTATTTCAGTCAGGGTTCGTACAAAGAAGCGTTGACCTCTCACCGATACCAGCTGGTTCTGGCGATGAAATGCAAAGATACTCAAGCGGCGGCAGCAGCACTCACCTCGCTGGGCCACGTTTACACCGCCATCGGTGACTATCCCAATGCGTTAGCCTCTCACAAACAGTGCGTTCAGTTGGTTAAACAAATGGGCGATCGACTGCAGGAGGCACGTGAAATCGGTAATGTTGGGGCAGTGTATTTGGCAATGGGTGAATTTGACTCGGCCGTCGATTGCCACACGCAACATCTTCGACTGGCGCGCAAGCTTGGAAATCAAGTCGAGGAAGCACGCGCCTACAGTAACCTGGGCTCGAGTTATCACTACAAGCGAAACTTTACCCAGGCCATAACCTATCACGAGAATGTCCTCCGAATAGCGCAACAATTGGGCGATCGAGCCATCGAAGCCCGAGCATACGCAGGTCTGGGACACGCTGCCCGCTGCGGACATGACTTCCACCAGGCAAAACGATGGCACGAGAAGCAGCTGGAAATGGCCCTGGCAGCTCGCGATAAAGTGGGTGAAGGTCGTGCATGCTCGAACCTAGGAATCGTGTATCAGTTGCTCGGTGAACACGATGCGGCTCTAAAACTACACCAAGCTCACCTGACAATCGCTCGCCAGCTACAGGATAAAGCTGGAATGGGACGAGCCTACGGGAACATCGGAAACGCGTACTCCGCCGCCGGATTTTACGAGCAAGCCATCAAATACCATAAACAAGAGCTCATAATAAGCAAGGAAGTGAACGATCGAAGTGCGGAAGCATCCACCCATGGAAATTTGGCCGTTGCCTATCAAGCGCTGGGTGCGCACGACATGGCACTGATGCACTATAGAGCCCATCTCAATATTGCACGCGAGTTGAAGGATACCGCAGGCGAAGCATGTGCCCTGCTCAATCTCGGCAACTGCCTAAGCTCGCGCCAAGAATTCGCCCAAGCAGTACCCTACTACGAGCAGTATCTGATGCTCTCCCAGGAGCTGGGCGATGTGGCAGCCGAAGGGAAGGCCTGTCATTTTCTCGGATACGCTCACTACTGCATCGGGAACTATCGGGAAGCGGTGCGATACTACGATCAGGACCTGGCCCTGGCCAAAGAtcttcaaaataaaatgaacatgGGACGAGCTTACTGCAACCTAGGGCTCGCTCATTTGGCGCTTGGCAACACGGCCGGAGCGTTGGAGTGTCAAAAGTATTTCCTGGCCATTGCCCACATGACGAATCATCTGCCGGGAAAATTCCGCGCCCTGGGAAACATCGGTGATGTGTTGATCCGAATGGGGGATGTGGATGAGGCGATAAAAATGTACCAGAGGCAACTGTCACTGGCACGGCAAGCTCGCGAACGAGGAATGGAAGCGGCCGCTTGTGGTGCCCTCGGATTAGCTCATCGTTTACTGAAGAAGTTTGACAAAGCTTTGGGATATCATACGCAGGAGTTAACGTTGCGCCAGGAAATGGGCGATTTACCCGGAGAGTGTAGAGCCCACGGGCATTTGGGTGCGGTGCATATGGCGCTGGGAAATTACACACATGCCGTTAAGTGCTACCAGGAACAACTGGAACGCGCACAGGAACTGCAAGATTCCGCGGTGGAAGCACAGGCCTTTGGCAATCTTGGAATCGCTCGGTTGAATATGGGCCACTACGAGGATGCTATCGGGTATCTCGAGCAGCAGTTGGGTACCTTAGAGCAAGTGAACACACCAACCGCACAGCATGATCGTGCGCGTGCTCTCGGACATTTGGGTGACTGTTATGACGCGTTGGGAGATTATCATGCGGAAGCGATCAAGTGTCACGAACGACATCTTGCGCTGGCAATCGCGCTCCAAAGTGCCCGTGATCAAGAACGTGCCTATCGAGGGCTGGGAAATTGCTATAAATCGGTGGGAAATTTGCAAGAAGCATTGGTGTGTTTGGAGAAGAGATTGGTGGTGTCGCACGAGTTGGGTAATCCGGAGGCGAAGGCTGCCGCCTACGGTGATTTAGGAAGCATTCATAGTGCACTCGGTAATTATGAACAAGCGATCaattgtttggaacatcagcgGGATATTGCGCGAGAGCTGGGTGATCGTGCGTTGACCTCGGACGCAATCAGTGGTTTAGGTGCAGTGTTTCAACAAATGGGTGACTTTAATGAATCAATGCGTTTGCACAAGCAAGATTTGGAACTGTGCGAAAGTATGAATCACGGGGCTTTGCAAGCGAGAGCCTGTGGAAATTTGGGCTCAGTGTATGAATCGTTGAAAACGTTCCCGGACTCAGTGCGATATTTTGAGAAGCAACTCTCCCTAACCACCGATCGTTCGACGAAGGCCAACGCTTGCCTTGCGTTGGGCCGAGTGTATCACACCATGGAACAGGTGGCACAAGCGGTAAGCTTCCTCCGCCAGGGACTTTCCATCGTGCAATCGCTCAACAAGTTGGAAGATGAGGCCAAAATTCGCTACCGATTGGGGCTTTCTCTGTTGGTCTCCGGCGACGAAGACAATGCTCGTCAGCAGATGGAGAGTTCCGCCCAAATCCTGGAATCCATACGGAGTGACCAAGTGACGCCTGAAGCGCGAACGTCTCTGTACAATCTACAAACATCGTGCTATCAGTCGCTGCAAAAAATTCTCGTCAGCTTGGGACGGAACGAAGAGGCACTCGTAGCGGCCGAACGGTGTCGCTCCCGGATGGGCGCAGATTCGAATCAAAGTGCGGAAAACTCTTTGAACAATCGGAAAACCCTGCTAACGTGTAGTGAATATATTTTCGACACGGTGAATAAGAGCAAGACGAACGTTATCTACTACAGTTTATCGGGCAGTGAGTTGTACGCGTGGTTCCTGTCGCCACAGAAACGTATTGTGCGCTTCCACGTGGCAAAAATTGACGAACAAACGCTACAGATGAAGAAAAAACCTGCGTCggcggcggcagcagcagcaaataTCGCAGAACAACCGGAAAGTTTGCTCGGACAGTACATTAACTTTGTGCGGGATAGTTTGGGAGTGAACTCGGGTAATGTGCTGCAGGAAGGCGACGGAAGTGGTTGGAAATCGTCGAATGAGAACCTGATTGACGATTTCGCTAACGAACGAGCCGGATTCTTGCGGATGGTGAACCGGAATCATCTACTGAACTCGAGCAATTACTCGCTCAGTTCGCTTTTTAGCTTGGGCAGTGTGGGCGGATCGGTCGCCAGCTTGCAAGGATCTACTAGGTGAGTGAGATACATGTAATATATTTTAGAGATTCTCCTAATTTGATTTTACCCATGTAGATCCATTGGAAGCCTACAAGGATCGACACGATCCAGACGATCCAACATACTCCCGCTCTGGCAGGGCCCATCATGCCTGCATGTTCTGTACAACCTGCTGCTTGCCCCATTTGAAGACCTTCTTCCGGATATCAGCACAAGTGAGTATTGCTTTTCACGTGAATTCATTTCAAGAAATTGGTTGTGATAAGTCCAGCTTTCCTTTAGTGGATCTGATTCCACTCGTTAGCTGGAAAATATTGACTtcacaaatgacaaatgaaGATACGCATCACATGGTTGAGTATTATACGAATTGAATACTATTTTTTCTACTAATCACACAAATAATGGTGGTGAAAAAAATTTCCGATTGGCACTGACATAGGCGAATCGTGAAAATTGTTGCCCTGAGTTCGATCAAGAAGAATATCGAAATTTCAAACATGAAATGATAAGACAAGAAATCCCCACTCAAATCCAAAAATGACGGCAACATTTTAAATTTAAAGGATTTCTCAGAGATGGCTTACAATTTAATATTATACGTGATCACTCAAGTACCTGCTAAGTACGGCCCATTCCCCACATTTCTTGTATTCTGTTGCCCAATAATTCGATGTAAAAACGCATCTGACCGATTGTAATgcattttcaactatttttacCATACTCATCAGGCGAGGGTTATAACACTCTTCGATAAATTCGCGATTTTGTCGTAATTTTTCGAAATACCGTGAGCATTGGAAAGAGTTCCAACTAAAACACTAGGATCAACGCCATTAAGTTCCTGTTTACTATATGCTGGTTATGTTATGGGTGCAAAGATCATCAGTGTATAATCGTTGTTAGCGGACATCAGAACAACATCTATCTTCGAGCGAATCATCTCCTCCAGCGACTTCGTCGCGTAATgggtagtgatgtctaaatttttcatctattcgattatcgattaaacGCTTTTTgtaatattcgattcattcgaataatcgtctttcaatattcgattgatcgagcgaatatttttttcttgtaataagCACGTATCATGtagtcattctggtcgcgtggtctatcagGTTGTCGATGTTCCattatgggataaaaaaaattataaagccTAATTCTTaacttaaaaatgcattaaccatGGGAAAAATGCCTTCTTTCATTGATTGCGATTACAgcgacaattattcgatgtattcatattttgattgtaaattattcgatacaaaattactcgattataatttcagatattcgattatttgaattaatcgaacgattaaccgacgtctctagttTGGATAAAAGTGGCAACTTTCGGAAATTTTGTGCTGTATATCTCTTCGTTCACCGCAAGTCCCGTACGGAAGACGAGCGGCTTTTACATCCCCTTTTTCGCTGATGGTTAACCACAGATACACCTTCTTTTGGAAATTGGTGTGGGAGATGTACTTTAAATCGGAACATACCTGGGGGTCGTAAAGTAGCTGGTTcgctgccagtcgttgccatctaGCATTGAATACGTCTCGTCGTCCACGACGACCGCGACGTTCTGCTTCATCGGAAAAAGTTCATTCTCCATCATTTTACCCTTTGTTTTTGGGTCACAGCTTGTTGTTCCGACACGGTTGGTCTTGACTTACTTTTCCGCATGATGTCCATCTCCACTAGGTATTTTTTTCACTGTCTGGTTCGTTGTTGCGATCTCTCGGTCCAAAGCCCGGGACGATGTAGCCACCTTACCCTCCGTCTTCTGCTTTAGCTTCACCCGCAGTTCACGATTGCGTAGCACCATTGGACGATCGGAACCAGGCTTCCGTTCAATgctttcatttttcttcagaaGTGTAAAGATATTATTGATACCGGAATGAGCGTATCCTGCAGACTCAATGTACTTGACGATGTCTAATTTCTTCGCAACGTAATGAAGCTCTCAGTACACACAAACCATGGAGTGCATGTGCTTTACTGTTTTCGCCATAACTTCCGCAATTCAACTGATAgcgctgtcaaattttgtttgaCTAACTATGATAACTATAACCAGTAactatgattgacgatgcaCACGTGGTCTCATCATCAGGTGTTAAGATGAACGCATGACAAATTGGTAaagtttgtccatttttttaatgcaagcgTTATCTGCATTGatcgatcgattctcttcatcgacattcTCTTTCATTCATGACTCAGCGGTGAAAGAATTTTCTGATGTATTTGACGATTAGAAGTGTAGAAGGAAACCTCGTTTATCAGTAGGGTGTCGACTCAACACTCGAAaataaattccctgatattccctgatctTCCAGTAATGATTCAGAGAAATTCCAGATGTTGAATTATCTACTAGTACTTTAGCTATGGTTCCTAGAACATTTAGTTAGTTTAAACAATAAAATTTAAGAACGTCTGTTGATATCTTTCTATaaatgaattctcgcgtaacttttgaaaaggtcctaagtaacaaatgtaaacaaatcgagttaatggatgcacactattatttctcaatcattgagAGTTTTCGcaggagtgttgctctatctatatcaacttggcgttttccgcaacaataacaccgatcggttggaaaaagctcgcagaattgtcgttcagcagatcaacaatgctcACGGAGAGTCTCGACCGAACACTCGTCGGGTGCGGATGAGTTTTTCTTTGCTCcgcgtctgatttttttttcttctttgtttagcGCGTTTCAACCTGTTTCGGCTCTATTCGCTGCTAGGAATAGTTTGTTGGTGGAAGTTATCGTGAAAATGGTTTCTGGTTTCGTTGTGTTAATGgtgttgtaatgaaaaaaaaagttcaaattcagTTAATCAGTTTTGTGGGTATTTTACTGGAATTtggcgttgtttttttttcaactctctCGTGTACCGTGGTTATGTGTGTATGCGTGGAAGCTTGCTTTTTAGAGCATGTTTTTTACAGCAGTGATATTAAGGATGGAATCCACTAACCACTAATTCTGCCAGCAAAATGATCCAACTGTATCGAGAAACATCAACATCCCagctaagtactattaacaatttgttatttttataaccgacccgaaatgcaatccgcttcaagtctctcggtgttgtgtgcgagagaaagtgtcagtcagtagaagactgcggtgatggcgggtgcggctgcgtgtgagagtgtggcattacgagtgcgcgatcgtggaggatgaccagcaaacatgtgattgtattggtgtggttgccttgcttcccagaacggactcgtttgcttcggaagaccaaggtagtttgattcttttcgtcggtagacgtacagtcgagtttttgtgagaggattggatcggagagcatattttgattgtgcgatagctgacggatggaggcaggctgttttgtttgttcgaggcagacgatttcggtcacggcaaggcggagcggacggtgtagccacgccggtgcagttctatgtcgttgtttacttctcgcagTTGCGTGAGCTTTGTGCAACCGCATTTTCGCGCGAAGTTGCATTCAATCTAAACGACATTCTAGAGTTTTAGAAGATCCAATAGTTTTAGAGGtttttatatatctaatattgtcttcgtggtaaagagcgcattgacgtcaacgtaacatcgattttcttttcttttaaatctagctagacgttgactttgatgtgtatgtacaagcggccataagatttccatgcaagaatattcaatgtagtgtgcgtttcgaccatgagaatgttacggaggtcgagagaaaagtttgaattaacttacatttgtctcttttgctcacccatgttttttcttgggattagtagttcaccttgaatgtcagtgagttcttcttgtatgtatctcctttttggtttttttttaatagaagattgacgttgcttttccttcaattatgtcattctaacccttactacaagaacaattatttcgttaataattgctcgtctgattacttgagaaattgttagtttttattacaaatccaaatcgcaggtatcaagttttccttttcgaggttcaaatataaattgcaagactaggttcaagatgctagagtctcaattcggaaaacttccgtgatttccgtgtattacaatggaagagcatgacgtgcgactaggcacaagtattaagtccgatccgagtctgataagaccttatcaggtgacccttcaatatattcaatcttcaaatgcatttgatgttcgagttttcgtttcaacgagtaattgggtccacgcttacaaaattaattcacttaccagagttatgatccttttgcagagaccttttcaggtcaccctttaatatcttcacggctacgaaatgcatttggttttcaagttttcgtttcgtcaagtgatctctagtttgcgttagcataatcacatcacttaccacagtgaatcctgattattaccccttcccactaacaaactatcccttccatgataaacgctagggaaccacgctatagaggcgacccttctggccttcgggtggcgaatatcatactaacattcctacccttcccctggtgactgtaaggacgtggccggcgtcgttattgatcattgaaagctcgaatcaccgaaaattgcacaacgagaatgatttgctagtcccaagcgtcattctgtgtattctttgtgcaatttggttggttcaggtcaatcacggagagcaactacgaattgtacagtctacccaagctcaagcacactattagttctcaatcattgaatgcatagcgaaaacaaccgttcaagtatctatccttttcacctttttatcaccgatacaaaaaatgtcgaatgtacagattcgaattttaggCACTCGACTGTTAaaaacaatcaaaacaacacgaagtcgcacttcggacattttgagattttgttattttcgggtgttcTGTTATCTGCTTTTAGTATGAAGTACAAGTATTTGGATCGTTGTTCAGTAAttattctcaaattttcattgtgcaacgtaatttgtgcaATGTACAAAAgcggtcagtcaaaacgtccaatgcaACATTTTCGCTCGGAGACTTCAATTTCAAACCAAAATgacgacaacagttacgattgatttttcagagttattattgactgctattggtaaaagtagtgaaaaGTAGCTAACCCTTTTCCTTTtgagacaattcgcggaacaatgttccggTCTTCAACATCGTTTTCCTCGaattgatgtgaatgttacataggactttttcaaaagttacgcgggaattgtttgtttttttttattaagttaAACGACGATTAAGAAGTGTCGTTaaagattaaaaaaatggattcaTTAATACAATTCAAACTTATCTTAAAGGACCCTTAAATACTAGTTCAGAATGAGTCATTTCCATTttgattcggatcaatttcacgaAACTGCTACGCTATTGACGAAATGCTTTTTCTTGCAATCTTTCGACTGCCTGCTGTGCGTTTTCCAAAGTTTTCTTCGTTTCACCTCTAGAGATTTCGCTTCTGCTTCCCATAGCCATTTCATTACCTTACTTATAAATTAACTCAATTAACGCAAAAgcctctttcttccaactttccTTGTTTTCTAGATAATGAGAAAGAGATTTTCGTACTCGTTGAATTAACAAGCTCAGCATTTTTATTGCAACTATCCTTCCAAAGTGAAGCCTACCACCATAAACTTGTTGCATAGCACAACTGTTTCCTCACAAATTTTTTCTAAAACATTCGATATTGATGAAAAAGCTCTCTCAACGTCGGGATTTCCACACGAGAGACAGAAGAccttttttggtaaaaagttccGTGAACCTATCCTTTCCAAAGATGCTCCagtcgttaatttttcagatcATAGTGAGCAAACTTGTTGTTCTTGTTGCTAAGTCTGCTGGAGCTCGCCTGATACGTCCAAGATCCGTCAAATATCAAAAAGATCAATAGGGTCAATAGTCAAAAGTGTTTCGAATCGTTTTCCAACCATTTTTTGATT from Toxorhynchites rutilus septentrionalis strain SRP chromosome 3, ASM2978413v1, whole genome shotgun sequence encodes:
- the LOC129773633 gene encoding tetratricopeptide repeat protein 28 isoform X3 — translated: MSQRDFSENEPEGTPELPAANRALFLEKVRQSNTACQNGDFTTAVQLYTDALALDPSNHILFSNRSAARLKQGQFALALQDATRARELCPQWPKAYFRQGVALQCLGRYGEALAAFSSGLAQDPNSKQLLAGLVEASIKSPLRHALEPTFQQLKAMKLDQSPFVVISVVGQELLGAGQYHSAVTVLESALRIGSCSLKLRGSVFSALSSAHWALNQLDKAIAYMQQDLAVAKSLGDTAGECRAHGNLGSAYFSQGSYKEALTSHRYQLVLAMKCKDTQAAAAALTSLGHVYTAIGDYPNALASHKQCVQLVKQMGDRLQEAREIGNVGAVYLAMGEFDSAVDCHTQHLRLARKLGNQVEEARAYSNLGSSYHYKRNFTQAITYHENVLRIAQQLGDRAIEARAYAGLGHAARCGHDFHQAKRWHEKQLEMALAARDKVGEGRACSNLGIVYQLLGEHDAALKLHQAHLTIARQLQDKAGMGRAYGNIGNAYSAAGFYEQAIKYHKQELIISKEVNDRSAEASTHGNLAVAYQALGAHDMALMHYRAHLNIARELKDTAGEACALLNLGNCLSSRQEFAQAVPYYEQYLMLSQELGDVAAEGKACHFLGYAHYCIGNYREAVRYYDQDLALAKDLQNKMNMGRAYCNLGLAHLALGNTAGALECQKYFLAIAHMTNHLPGKFRALGNIGDVLIRMGDVDEAIKMYQRQLSLARQARERGMEAAACGALGLAHRLLKKFDKALGYHTQELTLRQEMGDLPGECRAHGHLGAVHMALGNYTHAVKCYQEQLERAQELQDSAVEAQAFGNLGIARLNMGHYEDAIGYLEQQLGTLEQVNTPTAQHDRARALGHLGDCYDALGDYHAEAIKCHERHLALAIALQSARDQERAYRGLGNCYKSVGNLQEALVCLEKRLVVSHELGNPEAKAAAYGDLGSIHSALGNYEQAINCLEHQRDIARELGDRALTSDAISGLGAVFQQMGDFNESMRLHKQDLELCESMNHGALQARACGNLGSVYESLKTFPDSVRYFEKQLSLTTDRSTKANACLALGRVYHTMEQVAQAVSFLRQGLSIVQSLNKLEDEAKIRYRLGLSLLVSGDEDNARQQMESSAQILESIRSDQVTPEARTSLYNLQTSCYQSLQKILVSLGRNEEALVAAERCRSRMGADSNQSAENSLNNRKTLLTCSEYIFDTVNKSKTNVIYYSLSGSELYAWFLSPQKRIVRFHVAKIDEQTLQMKKKPASAAAAAANIAEQPESLLGQYINFVRDSLGVNSGNVLQEGDGSGWKSSNENLIDDFANERAGFLRMVNRNHLLNSSNYSLSSLFSLGSVGGSVASLQGSTRSIGSLQGSTRSRRSNILPLWQGPSCLHVLYNLLLAPFEDLLPDISTTSRIGRRELILVLEKELYLVPFAILRSGDETGEYLSERCSLLTVPSLHTLRQKSRIKPREPADHLKSALVVGGPKIPSSLSETWGWSESPASLQEAAMVSDMLNTKPLVSSCATKETIVSELAAAECVHFAANVSWKLGAVILSPGDVLDSQSQKRFYPNTSGEMEADEDSTELSTSNMEIPPLSDFILSATDLLAMKLSAKLVVLSSYHSVEPITGTGVANLAGSWLFAGTGAVLVSLWPVPETAAKILLRAFYSALLQGTRAAKALAEAMQTVQHTKHFAHPANWAGFILIGGNVRLSNKVALIGQALCELMRSPDKCRDALRVCLHLVEKSLQRIHRGQKNAMYTTQKSIENKAGPVIGWKDLLMAVGFRFEPAANGIPSSVFFPQTDPEDRLSQCSASLQALLGLSPTTLHAMSKLVNNADIADEIISVMRNVVAQFPPKGTGDNESIDIPLSVRLWRVSGCHELLASLGFDLMEVGQDQVTLRTGKQANRRNCQFVLQSLLALFDTQEAPKSLGIESSSSSESLNEDNSDKAKGSSPTPTASDQQRSVSPAGTTKSQSNYIFPRPPLPFRRVPFLSSRSAFISYVRRRGEPDGGQTEASGQVPAGNQQAQAQSQPSNGPSSNLDSSLANTTDSELSDGYTTQQILMKSDHLAKGLGYSSLRGTIKVSRPGGGGESDAAFTPSPPVTIQNVDPNVSLALAHQTRIRNLYTNNGISSYGQDMTRDGHHHQNPNMRRPDSSSSASSATDWEGSGHATVLRRANQGHHNLPPLPPPRQTLPMVDSLRPLAPLAPVYNNINGGAVSKTQTGTKGLNVLESTSSDSDFERSFDLPSTSNSGTISSKLTSLAHSLQNMRSRKIKMQPTQLPPQPHGPTTMTRKMVDQFAFMDRLSCRTEISTSNLGNHAPPPRKPLSTLPDDERTLNLNASKLYFNPAEAEIIPLTETPGDLGLNKAPPTTLLSNAACASGTSKEKATSKNIQDSILRHMSREMTPTISEVYHERNIGLGLAPSLSKLLLSKNYDDSADIKATTAATMLNKPSALTVGNLAEAMNEIEMNATSSTKLEEGQCNICNSPSDLLCGCSSTSTVAAVAAMTAALGASTITKKSNCKPWLSNVTPNIVKPGDLTTADILEQQKQLKSTVSGLTSNMSSSTENSLSTVVKRGGSPFSDLSRRDEGDGRSVADSQCSGSFRTDITGSTVTTTSKSLQSQITVNAQPIGGSQHSSEGSSGAGQQQQQHHTPQAQQTAPQIGGQQTSNPNQRSKYILDT